The Haematobia irritans isolate KBUSLIRL chromosome 1, ASM5000362v1, whole genome shotgun sequence DNA segment GCGATTCCTCGGGGACACAATTTAAAGTTTTAGTGGACCGTTGTCCATAAGCTTTATTACCTGAGAATTACACAAatctaaaaattattctatttaTATAATCTTCTTTGTTGATTTGGCGATTTTAATTACACGCAtaattgcaacattttctatacaagagaCTTATAATAAGAAGAGTGGTCGCTGATCATAACTGATATTGTTCATTATTAGTCCaacgaatatttatttttatcaatatcgtGAATACCTTCGGAGAATGAAAATCGGAAAATAATCTTACAGATTCGTTGAGGACAGACCTATATAATTTTAACGAACCTTGGCCTATAATCATTTGAATATTTATCTACTTGTTcagatttggttttaattatacgcacgttggcaacatttttgaaataagtGACTTATCACAAGAAGAGTAGTCACTGATCATAACTAATTTTGTTCACCTTTAGTCCGAGGATTTTTATTATCGTGGGCACTTTCGTGTACGATAAGGGTCAATTTTTtgaataataatatattttttgaaaaataattttttggaaaataaatttatcaCAAGGTTTCATTTGTCCAAGTGTGATTATTAGGTTGATAAGTGTCGTATCGAGCTCACATTTTTTGATGTATACTTGATAAAAGACGATATCACGAAATGGCTGATCCagttcttttgagaaaatttaaaaagtttgctgCTTTGTTTTTGGAATTCGAAAGGGAAAATAGTGCCATTTCCGACAGCGCATCTGGCACTACGCATACTATGTTCACAGTAGAACTGCGCAAGGAAGAGTTCAAGAGTTTGTGGACTAAAGTTAAGAATTCGTATGAGAAATTTAATGTCGATTGTGAATGTTCTGAGGAACAGGAAAAGGAGGCATCTGATCTTTTTAAGCAATGCAGGGAAGCTTACATTACTTGTGCAGCAGGAATGGGAGAATTGTCCCAGTCATTTTTGAATAGATCTGTGCTGACATCCACCTTTGCTTCTCCTAATCGCGCTTCTCAACAATATTCCGATAGTAGGGTTAATGATCATCGACTAAGACTACCGCCTTGTACAACGGAAGTTTTCTATGGCGATTATCTCTCGTGGCCATCCTTTAGGGATATGTTTAAGGCGGTGTATATTGACTGCCATTCGATAACGCCAGTTGAAAAGCTCTTCTATTTACGCCAGAACACACAAGGGGAGGCATTGGAGATTGTGAAAAAATCCCAGTTGACTAATGAAGGATTTGAAATAGCTTGGAACAACTTAAAGGacagatatgaaaacaaaaggaTATTGGTAAATAGCCAGCTAAAACTCCTTTTTAATCTTGTTCCTGTCAGGTCTGAATCGGCTCATGAGATAAAAAGACTTCAAAgggaaataaataattgtatcaCATCCTTGAAGCTACATGAGATACGTATTGATAGTTGGGATCCTATATTTGTGTTTTTGTGCTCGACAAAGCTCCCGGTGACTACACTATCCCTGTGGGAACAAACGGTTAGGGATAAAACTGAAATCTCTAAATGGGAGgatttggataattttttgaCCGCACGGTTCCAATCATTGGAAACAGTATTTGATTTTACTAATATTGAAGTGCCAGAGACCTCAGGAAAATTGGAGCGAACTCAACCTGTACATAGGAAAGTTAAAATGTATCAGGCAAGTACACAGAGAATCACCTGCTTCGCCTGCTCGCAGGATCATTATCTGAAGTCCTGTGACAAGTTTTTGAAAATGACTCCAGAGCAACGTTTTATGGTGGTCAAGAGGAACAATTTATGTATCAATTGCTTCAGCGGCAATCATAGATTGCAGCAATGTGCGAGCAAACTTAGTTGTGGAAAATGCAATTCGAGACACAATTCATTACTACATAGAGACGCTCGAGTATCTCTAAGTACCGAGGTAGCGGAAACTGATGGAGAATTTCCGGCTCCTAGTCAAAGTGTGACTAATGAGCAGCAGATTCAGAGTTGTTTTGCTATGTCTTCTAAGCTTGTACTACTGGGTACGGCTATAGTAAACCTTGATGTCAACGGGATGGTTTTCACCGCTAGGGCATTGCTTGACTCAGGATCCCAAGCCTCTTTCATATCAGAGAGGTTGCAAAGGCGAGTTGGTATTCAAACTACAAAGGTAAATGCGAGGATTTCGGGATTAAATAATGCTTTGGCAGGGTTGACCCAAAAACAATGCACCTTTAACCTGATGTCAGGTGGTGGAAATGGTGTAAAGGTCGAAGTAAATGCACTAGTATTGCCTCAACTTACAGGAAAACTACCAAGTTCGTCGGTCTCTATTCCTGAGCAATACTCCTTTGGTGACATGCAACTTGCAGATCCACATTTTGGGAAAAGTGATCAGATTGACATATTGATTGGGGCAGATGTTTATCCACAAATTATTTTAGAAGGCGTCCAAAGGAATGTTCTTGGGTCACTTGTTGCTCAAAATACGATATTTGGATGGGTGCTGACTGGTCAAATTGATAACTCCCAGCGTGGTGTTACCACTCTCGTTTCGTTTTGTACTGAAATTTCTTTGAATCACCAACTTGAGAAGTTTTGGAAATTAGAGGAACCTCCAAGGGTGTCTACAATTACGGTAGAAGAGGAATATTGCGAGGAATTGTATAGAGATACTACTAGGAGGTCGGATACAGGTAGATTTATAGTGTGTTTGCCATTTAAACCTCAATATGCGGAAGGAAATGGTTTGGGATTATCACGTTCTAAAGCGGTCAGACAATTTCTACGAAATGAGGCATCTTTGTTGAAGAAACCAGATCTCAAAGTTATGTATGATGCAGTAGTAAAGGAATACGAATCCTTAGGGCAAATGGCAAGGTTGGAAGAGCCTAACGGAAAAGTTTCTGAATTCTATTTGCCCCATCACGCAGTTATAAAACCTGAAAGGATCTCAACTAAGTTGAGAGTTGTATTCAATGCCTCCTGTCCTACTTCAACTGGTCTAAGCTTGAACGATGTATTATATCCCGGGCCTGTATTACAAAGTGATTTGGTGTTATTAATCATAAGATGGAGGTTTTTCCGGTATGTGTTTAATGGTGATATCGAGAAGATGTATCGCCAGATTCTGCTCGATGACAGGCATACGAGATTTCAGAGGATAGTGTTTCGACAAGAACCCAGTCAAGATATACaggattttgaaataaaaacagtTACATTTGGGGTAAACTGTGCGCCCTTTCTAGCCATAAGAAGTTTACTGCAGCTTGCTTCTGAGGTAGAGGATGAATACCCTTTGGCAACAAAGATATTGAGGGAAATGATGTATGTCGACGACGTGCTTGCCGGTGCACATAATCTAGATCTGGCTTTACATGCCCGAGAACAATTGAGGTCAGCGCTGTCATCGGCGGGATTCTCTTTGAGAAAATGGACGGCGAATGATGAAAGAATATTAAAGGATCTGCCGGCAGAGCATCTTcttagggaaaattttttggaaattgaagATGAGAGTAAGGCCAAGACCTTAGGAATTAGATGGAATGCGAAGAGTGATACCTTTTATTTTTCGGTAAACCTATAAGTTGTAGGAGGGATGATTTTACGAAACGGGAAGTGCTGTCCATAATTGCGACTCTATTCGATCCAGCTGGCTGGTTGGGACCTGTAATTGTGATAGCGAAGATGCTAATGCAACAAATATGGCTTGAGAAGACTGGTTGGGATGAACGTTTGACTGAGGCAAGTAGCCATCGGTGGAATCAGTTTATTACTGATTATAATATCCTGAACGACGTTAAACTAGAACGCTGGATTGGATTTGAACCACGTTGTAATGTTGAGATTCATGGCTTTTCGGACGCGTCTGAAAGGGCTTATGGAGCATGTGTTTATTCGAGAGTAATATCCTCTGATGGTATTGTTCAGACTAATTTGCTAATTGCAAAATCTAGGGTTGCCCCTTTGAAAGCTATTTCATTACCAAGGCTGGAGTTATGTGGTGCACTTTTGCTTGCAGAATTAATAGCGTCGCTGAGAACGGACCTGAGTCTGGATAATAAGAAtgctaatattttttgttggagTGATTCTACAATAGTCCTTGCTTGGCTTCAGAAACCACCGTCTTCGTGGACGACATTTGTTGCAAACAGAGTTTCAAAGATCCAGAATTTGGTCGGAAAGGAATGTTGGAGACATGTTAAATCAGAGCATAACCCTGCAGATATTATTAGCAGAGGTGTTCGGCCTCAAGAACTTATAGGGAGTACTTTATGGTGGTATGGACCTTCGTGGATGAAGTTATCATCAGCTGACTGGCAAGTTCAATCTAGGAGTGAATTTCATACCATTGAGGAAGGTCGTGATATTAGGtcgttttttatatatataaaggatttTGAAGACTCGCTCCTGAGATTTTCTTCCTATTCAAGGGCGTTACGGGTTATGTCATATGTGTATCGATTTATCGCGTTGCTGAGGAAGAAATCATCTTCGACTGTCGAAATGCAAGTTTCGTCTAATGAGATTCAAGTTGTTAAGAGAAAGCTGGCTATTGTCGCACAGAAGGCGTATTTTCCTGAGGAGTATTTTAGTTTGACCAATGGTTATCCCCTGCGTAAGACAAGCAGCTTATTGAATCTAGATCCCTTTGTTGATGAGGAGGGTCTCTTGCGCGTTGGAGGCCGATTGTCCAACGCAAACTTTCTTCCTTTTAATGAGAAACATCCGGTTATTTTGCCATATGATTGCCAGCTTTCACGACTTTTGACATGCTTCATTCATCAGGTCACGTTACATGGAGGAAACCAGTTAATGTTAAGGGTTCTCCGATCAGAATTCTGGATTCCAAGGGCTAAGAACATGATAAGATATGTCATAGGACATTGCAGAGTGTGTACAATATTCGCGAAAAGGGCAAAGGAACAAATTATGGCCTCCTTGCCGGTGGCTCGAACAATTATTGATAGACCTTTCACACGGACGGGTGTTGATTTCGCCGGGCCTTatgacataaaaaattatacgggTAGGGCATGCCTGATAACAAAGGGATACGTTgcgctttttgtttgtttcgcgACAAGGGCAATTCATTTGGAAGCTGTAAGTGACTTATCGACGGCGACGTTTTTGGCGGCATTTGCGAGATTCGTTGCTCGGAGAGGTTGTCCGAAGGATATGTATTCAGATAACGGGACAAATTTTGTTGGTGCCTCGAGGGCCTTAAGGTCCGAATTTCGTAGCTTTATTCGAAACGTTAGTTCTGAAATTGTTCAGTCATATGTGAATAACGGAATTAATTGGCATTTTAACCCCGCTGCTGCGCCTCATATGGGTGGTCTATGGGAGGCAGGAGTTAGGTCCTTTAAGCACCATTTCAGAAGAACTGCCTGTAATTTAAGATATACATTCGAAGAGTTTTCAACTCTATTAGCTCGAGTTGAATCCTGCTTGAATTCAAGACCACTTTGTCCTTTATCGGAGGACGTTGATTGTGTTGATGCACTTACCCCAGGTCACTTTTTGGTCGGTGGTCCACTACTGTCACCACCAGAACCACAGATACAAGATACTCCAATTACTATTGTAAATAGGTGGCAACGAGTAAAAGCCCTTAATCAACATTTATGTGCGCGGTGGAAAGATGAGTATTTAAGAGAAATAGTTAAAAGGAATAAGTGGAAAACAGATCAATCAAACTTGAAAGTCAATGATATGGTTGTTGTTCGTGACGATAATTTAGCTCCTAACGAGTGGAGAGTAGGAAGAGTAACAAAAGTTTTTCCTGGTGTTGATGGAAAGGTCAGAGTTGTCGAAATCCGAACGGCTCGTGGCCCATTAGTTAGGCCAGTTGTAAAACTTGTCTGTCTTCCTGTTAATTAAAGGTCATCTTCGTTTAAGAAtcctttttttttctgtttctctCTCTCTTATTTAGAATCATGGTTAAGGCAAAAAGATATCTCCCAgaaaatcgcgaaaataaacaaagaatTGTGTGCCGTGTATGCCTTAAGGATCATCCGCTTCGATTTTGTAGGAAATTCCTCGTTATGGATTATTTTGAACGCATGCGAATTGTTTCTATTTACCGACACTGTGCTGGATGTCTAGCTCATGATCATACCTGGCGTACTTGCACCAGTGAAGGACGTTGTCGAAAATGTGGTGACATGCACCACACCTTGCTCCATAAACCTGGACCTCGTTCGTCCAGTAAAGCTTTAAAAAGTGTGGTTAAAAGGTTAGGACCTCGTTCGTCCAAACCTCAAACAGGACACAGAAATAGTTCGTCCTATATTACCATCAAAGATGGACCTAGTTCGTCCAGATGCAACTCTGGGCTCGGACCTCGTTCGTCCGATGCCATTGGCAAAAATGGACCTAGTTCGTCCAATCGCTCCTCAACGGCTGGACCAAGTTCGTCCGCAAAGCGAATACATAGGTGTAACAGCACGAATTTGGAGGAAGTAAATCCATCTCGTTCATCGGAAGTCAATCGACGCAACACAAAGTTGTCGCATCAAGTTGTTCCGTTTAAGTCCCGAGAAGTAATAAGAAATCAATCGGTGCGCAGTTCGGATGCATCCTCCCCATCATATTCTATTCAGGAATCTATTATGCTCCGACCGACGGCTATTGTGAAAATTATTGTTGGAGATCGTTACGTTGAGGAAAGGGCGATAATAGATCCCGTGTCTGAGAGAACTATAATAGATGAGTCTTTAGTACGACGAATAGGaaagaaaatgataaaatttggaAGTCAGTGGAAGTGTTATTTGCAGCTTCAAGGATGTCATGGAATGAGTAGTACCGTCGAAACGTACGCCGAGGTTCGGAAAAGGTTTGCGATAGTTACTCCTAACAAGTCAGTACAGTCTCAGATCGTTGAGGAATATCCGGGGCTGCAGTTGGCGGATCCACTATTTTATCTATCACGGCACGTACATCTCTCCATTGGCGGTGACCTGTATTCTAAGATAATACGCAATGGAGTTAGTGGCGGCACATTGGGAAGACCTTTAGCACAGTTTACGATTTTTGGCTACATAATTTCCGGACCCTGTTCCTGTTAATTTAAACCTGGCTTGTCGGATATTGAATGAAAGTTTATGGATTGCAGAGTACTGCAAGGGGGCCGGAATGTTTATGTTGAGatgaatttatttgaaattatataATTAACGCCATCTATTGAGACGTGGAGAGGAACCATATTCGATTTGTATGCCTTTGGAACATTATCGAAGATGACCATCAGTATTTGGGTTTTGGGATTTTTGTTATCTAGAATAATATACTGTTACtcgttattattttattacttttgcatgtaatttgttttattttttaagttagTTATAACGAATCAATCGAGCTATAAAGTTTTGAAGATCGCTTTATTGAAATCTGTcgaatttgttaaagaaaaagaaaaaaaataccagacaaaataaagaaagtcgtgaattgaaattgatatAGTAATATACTACCTTGTGCTTGTTTCATTTATAATAAATGAGTTTGGCTATTGACTTTGTGGCTGTGtctcaaattttgtttgtagcTTCAGCAGTGCCCCGCCGGTGTTATATAAAAATACCCAAAATAgtgtaaaaataaacatttggaattaagaaaatatttgtttacttcgaaatatccgtcataatttggatttttaaactggcatttatttgtacgtaaatagctttattaatataccgaaaaaacagaattaaaattcgataaattagaTCTGTGtccaaagttaaattttatagatcctagatttaaagccagacaggtcgaaaaaaatttccttattttaaagaacccgcatctttggctaggaatcaataccaaaatccttaaaggaaggtcgaaatctttggatccaattaaacttttttttttttgagtgtacgacaACCCAACTAATTCGATTATAGATGACATTcgttaaaggaaaattttacgcaatccatgctgaagggtacataaaattcagcctggccgaacttacggccgtctatacttgttttccatgtacaaacatttcttcccTGTTTTATAGCATTTGCAATAACTTAAACGGggaattacaaatatttttatcacCCGTTTACTTTATTGCAACagatacattttattatttatttatttacataattagacttatagtataatataagaataatattacaatagtagcattggctacagaggccatcagctaacacattttatgtatatgcactgtttactttattgtataccaagagGCGCATTTATTATCatgctgctgaagtatttttttttttttttttttttgctgggatattatttGATTTATTCTACATTTAATGGCTATCCAAAGGCACTTTTATCTAAAACTAATTCCCTATTGTGGACAAAATATGCCATCTTTTCTTTTTCATAGGATAAAAGTATTAGCATATAATGCCATAGATCTATATTAAATAGGGGGAAAAATTGCATTTGCTCCAATAAACCATGTAATTTGAagtgtttaaaaattaattctgtTTTGTTGTATTAACACTTGAAGGTTTTATTGAGATTTCCTCACAAAGGCCGGCATTGTGTGGCCTATATTATTTGCCAGCATATAGGATATATATTTGTATGACTTTAGCTAATGTTTCATCTGGTATTTGACTATTGACTGATGCCATAGGATATAGCAGTTACTCAAACAATCATTCGTGCACATCGATATTTGGATTAAGATCATAATaggcaaataaacaattttagcATTAAATATGGATATCAGAGTAAACTATAACAACAAGTTTACTATAATTATGCACATGCAATGCATTATATATTGGCCATAAGTAGACATAcacaagcacacacacacatacacgcatATGTACACAGACACTAATGAATTGATTGTACATAACGCTTAAAGTGTTATATTAATGATGAATTTGaggattaagaaaatatttcgaaggcctttgaataaaaactatactgacaaaaaatatttacgtgatattaaagaatatgcaacctaaattttagtatgcgcaatttacaaaatattaaggacaaatttctttaaaataatgacattttaattaaagcaAACTTTATAACCTtagttcacaaatttttttttcattaaatttaggacacaaatgttgtaaatttgcgtccctccgttaaagtcacatgcctttgaactaaggaaaattttccttaaaataaagaaacacatttttgatttaaagaaatcgcccttacattaatttaaatattaaatctttaaatttaagataaaaaggcttcaaatataggctaagacttattttgaggatttagcgtctttggtataaagttttttctttgtttttgaaattaagaaaacatttttactttcagGTATcagctataatttggatttttaaactggcattttttgtacgtgaatagcttttttaaaataccgcgaaaagaaaatgacaattctataaatgagatgtgaatcctaattttaattttattaacccTAGATTTGAAGCCAGATAGGTCctaaaaaatatctttactttaaagaagtcgcatctttgggtcggaatcaataccaaaatccttaagagaaggtcaacatctttgaatccaaataaacttttttttgtgtaaggaagccaccgtgatgcattgGTTAGCATGCCGACTATAAAAGGAGGTGACTATAAAAAGAGTTGCCTTGTCAGTGAGTTAAACATAGAATTATTCAACTTgatttaatatgttagaaacaTGTTCTTTTAGGTGTATTGAATACagacaatttttaaatgttgaccaatttaaTTCGAAgcgcaaattaaaaatatgtaattatacccttcaccactactgtggtacagggtataataactttgtgcatttgtatgtaacgccaagaaggagtaatcatagaccaaccttttagtatacggatcggcttagaattaaattctgagtcgatttagcgatgtccgtctgtctgtctgtctgtctgtctgtctgtctgtctgtctgtctgtctgtctgtctgtctgtctgtctgactgtccgtctgtctgtctgtctatctgtctgttgatgtatttttgtgtgcaaagtacagctcgcagttttagtccgattgtcgtaaaatttggtatagggtcctgtttcggctcaaagacgatccctattgattttggaaaaaatcggttcaaatttagatatagcttccatatatatttttcaccgatctggtcataattggcgtgtatatcaaccgatcttcctcaaattccgtacatccgaatattttatgagtctcgaaaaacttgcaaaatatcagccaaatgggttcagatttagatatagctcccatatatatctttcgtccgatttagactcatatgaccacagaggccaaagtttactaccgattttcgtgaaattttacgTAGAGAGCAGTATTGGTATTCTgccaatgtttggtaaatttgatttaaatcggttcagatttagatatagctcccatatatatctttcgtccaatttgaatttatatggcctcaaaagccagagttttgccctgacatgcttcaaattttgcacaaggagtacgtttaatagtatcgataagtgtaccaaatgtggttgaaatcggttcagatttagatatagctcccatacatagctttcgaccgatttacactcaattgcccacagaggccaattttttgctccgatttagttgaaattttacatacgGAGTAGaattatatagctttcgcccgatttacactcgtatgaccacagaggccaatttttaactccgatttagttttgcacagagattagaattagcattgttgctatgcgtgccaaatttggttgaaatcggttcagatttagatatagctcccatatatatgtttttctgatttcgacaaaaatggacaaaataccaacattttccttgttaaatcgccactgcttagtcgaaaagttgtaaaaatgactctaattttcctaaacttctgatacatatatatcgagcgataaatcataaataaacttttgcgaagtttccttaaatttccttcagatttaaatgtttcccatatttataccctgcgccacactgcggaacagggtattataagttagtgcatatgtttgtaatacccagaaggagacgagatagacacatagtgtctttggcaataatgctcagggtgggtctctgagtcgatataaccatgtccgtctgtccgtccgtccgtccgtctgtctgtgaacacatttttgtgatcaaagtctaggtcgcaatttaagtccaatcgccttcgaaTTTCGCACATGtttctaatttgggtcagaatagaaccctattgatttttgaagaaatcggttcagatttagatatagctcccatatatatctttcgcccgatttgcactaatatggacccagcagccagagttttataccgatttgcttgaaatattgtacaaacataacacttagtcgtatagtcaagtgtgcacaatttgattgaaatcggttcagatttagatatagcccccatatatatctttcgcccgatatggactaatatggtcctaaaagccagagttttggcccaatttggttgcaattttgcacagaaagtagatttagcattgtagctatgcgtgctaaatttagttgaaatcggttcagatttagatatagctcccatatatatctttcgcccgatatgtactaatatgAACC contains these protein-coding regions:
- the LOC142224769 gene encoding uncharacterized protein LOC142224769 produces the protein MADPVLLRKFKKFAALFLEFERENSAISDSASGTTHTMFTVELRKEEFKSLWTKVKNSYEKFNVDCECSEEQEKEASDLFKQCREAYITCAAGMGELSQSFLNRSVLTSTFASPNRASQQYSDSRVNDHRLRLPPCTTEVFYGDYLSWPSFRDMFKAVYIDCHSITPVEKLFYLRQNTQGEALEIVKKSQLTNEGFEIAWNNLKDRYENKRILVNSQLKLLFNLVPVRSESAHEIKRLQREINNCITSLKLHEIRIDSWDPIFVFLCSTKLPVTTLSLWEQTVRDKTEISKWEDLDNFLTARFQSLETVFDFTNIEVPETSGKLERTQPVHRKVKMYQASTQRITCFACSQDHYLKSCDKFLKMTPEQRFMVVKRNNLCINCFSGNHRLQQCASKLSCGKCNSRHNSLLHRDARVSLSTEVAETDGEFPAPSQSVTNEQQIQSCFAMSSKLVLLGTAIVNLDVNGMVFTARALLDSGSQASFISERLQRRVGIQTTKVNARISGLNNALAGLTQKQCTFNLMSGGGNGVKVEVNALVLPQLTGKLPSSSVSIPEQYSFGDMQLADPHFGKSDQIDILIGADVYPQIILEGVQRNVLGSLVAQNTIFGWVLTGQIDNSQRGVTTLVSFCTEISLNHQLEKFWKLEEPPRVSTITVEEEYCEELYRDTTRRSDTGRFIVCLPFKPQYAEGNGLGLSRSKAVRQFLRNEASLLKKPDLKVMYDAVVKEYESLGQMARLEEPNGKVSEFYLPHHAVIKPERISTKLRVVFNASCPTSTGLSLNDVLYPGPVLQSDLVLLIIRWRFFRYVFNGDIEKMYRQILLDDRHTRFQRIVFRQEPSQDIQDFEIKTVTFGVNCAPFLAIRSLLQLASEVEDEYPLATKILREMMYVDDVLAGAHNLDLALHAREQLRSALSSAGFSLRKWTANDERILKDLPAEHLLRENFLEIEDESKAKTLGIRWNAKSDTFYFSVNL
- the LOC142224772 gene encoding uncharacterized protein LOC142224772 — encoded protein: MLMQQIWLEKTGWDERLTEASSHRWNQFITDYNILNDVKLERWIGFEPRCNVEIHGFSDASERAYGACVYSRVISSDGIVQTNLLIAKSRVAPLKAISLPRLELCGALLLAELIASLRTDLSLDNKNANIFCWSDSTIVLAWLQKPPSSWTTFVANRVSKIQNLVGKECWRHVKSEHNPADIISRGVRPQELIGSTLWWYGPSWMKLSSADWQVQSRSEFHTIEEGRDIRSFFIYIKDFEDSLLRFSSYSRALRVMSYVYRFIALLRKKSSSTVEMQVSSNEIQVVKRKLAIVAQKAYFPEEYFSLTNGYPLRKTSSLLNLDPFVDEEGLLRVGGRLSNANFLPFNEKHPVILPYDCQLSRLLTCFIHQVTLHGGNQLMLRVLRSEFWIPRAKNMIRYVIGHCRVCTIFAKRAKEQIMASLPVARTIIDRPFTRTGVDFAGPYDIKNYTGRACLITKGYVALFVCFATRAIHLEAVSDLSTATFLAAFARFVARRGCPKDMYSDNGTNFVGASRALRSEFRSFIRNVSSEIVQSYVNNGINWHFNPAAAPHMGGLWEAGVRSFKHHFRRTACNLRYTFEEFSTLLARVESCLNSRPLCPLSEDVDCVDALTPGHFLVGGPLLSPPEPQIQDTPITIVNRWQRVKALNQHLCARWKDEYLREIVKRNKWKTDQSNLKVNDMVVVRDDNLAPNEWRVGRVTKVFPGVDGKVRVVEIRTARGPLVRPVVKLVCLPVN